In Sciurus carolinensis chromosome 17, mSciCar1.2, whole genome shotgun sequence, one genomic interval encodes:
- the Prkcd gene encoding protein kinase C delta type isoform X5 — translation MAPFLRIAFNSYELGSLQAEDDANQPFCAVKMKEALSTERGKTLVQKKPTMYPEWKSTFDAHIYEGRVIQIVLMRAAEDPMSEVTVGVSVLAERCKKNNGKAEFWLDLQPQAKVLMSVQYFLEDGDCKQSMRGEDEAKFPTMNRRGAIKQAKIHYIKNHEFIATFFRQPTFCSVCKDFVWGLNKQGYKCRQCNAAIHKKCIDKIIGRCTGTAANSRDTIFQKERFNIDMPHRFKVNNYMSPTFCDHCGSLLWGLVKQGLKCEDCGMNVHHKCREKVANLCGINQKLLAEALNQVSQRSSRKQDSESAEPVGVYQGFEKKPEVSGDDAPGETKPSPLDNSETYGKIWEGSSRCHIDNFTFHKILGKGSFGKVLLAELKGKGQFFAIKALKKDVVLIDDDVECTMVEKRVLALAWENPFLTHLFCTFQTKDHLFFVMEFLSGGDLMYHIQDKGRFELYRATFYAAEIICGLQFLHNKGIIYRDLKLDNVMLDRYGHIKIADFGMCKENIFGENLASTFCGTPDYIAPEILQGLKYTFSVDWWSFGVLLYEMLIGQSPFHGDDEDELFESIRLDTPHYPRWITKESKDILEKLFERDPPKRLGMTGNIRIHPFFKTINWTLLEKRKVEPPFKPKVKYPGDYSNFDAEFLNEKPRLSFSDKNLIDSMDQTAFAGFSFVNPRFEYLLKN, via the exons ATGGCACCGTTCCTGCGCATCGCCTTCAACTCCTATGAGCTGGGCTCCCTGCAGGCAGAGGATGATGCTAACCAGCCCTTCTGTGCCGTGAAGATGAAGGAGGCTCTCAGCACAG AGCGAGGGAAGACGCTGGTGCAGAAGAAGCCAACCATGTATCCCGAGTGGAAGTCAACGTTTGACGCCCACATCTACGAGGGCCGCGTCATCCAGATTGTGCTGATGCGGGCCGCTGAGGACCCAATGTCGGAGGTGACCGTGGGTGTGTCAGTGCTGGCTGAACGCTGCAAGAAGAACAACGGCAAGGCTGAGTTCTGG CTGGACCTGCAGCCCCAGGCCAAGGTGTTGATGTCTGTGCAGTATTTCTTAGAGGACGGAG ATTGCAAGCAGTCTATGCGTGGTGAGGACGAGGCCAAGTTCCCAACTATGAATCGCCGTGGAGCCATCAAACAGGCCAAAATCCACTACATCAAGAACCACGAGTTCATCGCCACCTTCTTTAGGCAGCCCACCTTCTGTTCTGTGTGCAAGGACTTTGTTTG GGGCCTCAACAAGCAAGGCTACAAATGCAGGC AATGCAATGCTGCCATCCACAAGAAATGTATTGACAAGATCATCGGCCGGTGCACCGGCACTGCCGCCAACAGCCGGGACACCATA TTCCAGAAGGAACGCTTCAACATCGACATGCCACACCGGTTCAAGGTCAACAACTACATGAGCCCCACCTTCTGTGACCACTGCGGCAGCCTGCTGTGGGGGCTGGTGAAGCAGGGATTGAAGTGTGAAG ACTGTGGCATGAATGTGCACCATAAATGCCGGGAGAAGGTGGCCAACCTCTGTGGCATCAACCAGAAGCTCTTAGCTGAAGCCTTGAACCAAGTCAGCCAG agATCCTCCAGGAAGCAGGACTCAGAATCTGCGGAGCCTGTTGGGGTGTACCAGGGTTTCGAGAAGAAGCCTGAAGTCTCTGGGGACGATGCCCCAGGTGAAACTAAGCCCAGTCCCCTCG ACAACAGCGAGACGTATGGCAAAATCTGGGAGGGCAGCTCCAGGTGCCACATCGACAACTTCACCTTCCACAAGATCCTGGGCAAAGGCAGCTTTGGGAAG GTGCTGCTTGCAGAGCTGAAGGGCAAAGGACAGTTCTTTGCCATCAAGGCCCTCAAGAAGGACGTGGTTCTGATCGATGACGACGTGGAGTGCACCATGGTGGAGAAGCGAGTGCTGGCGCTCGCCTGGGAGAATCCCTTCCTCACCCACCTCTTCTGCACCTTCCAGACCAAG gACCACCTGTTCTTTGTGATGGAGTTCCTCAGCGGGGGAGATCTGATGTATCACATCCAGGACAAAGGTCGCTTTGAACTCTACCGGGCCAC GTTTTATGCAGCTGAGATCATCTGTGGACTGCAGTTTCTACACAACAAAGGGATCATTTACAG GGACCTCAAGCTGGACAATGTGATGCTAGACCGGTATGGCCACATCAAGATTGCTGACTTTGGGATGTGCAAAGAGAACATATTTGGGGAGAACCTAGCCAGCACTTTCTGTGGCACCCCTGACTACATCGCCCCTGAG ATCCTGCAGGGCCTGAAGTACACATTCTCTGTGGACTGGTGGTCCTTTGGGGTCCTCCTCTACGAAATGCTGATTGGTCAGTCCCCCTTCCATGGTGATGATGAAGATGAACTCTTCGAGTCCATACGTTTGGACACACCACATTATCCCCGTTGGATCACCAAGGAGTCCAAGGATATCCTGGAGAAG TTATTTGAAAGGGACCCACCTAAGAGGCTGGGAATGACAGGAAACATCAGAATCCACCCCTTCTTCAAGACCATCAACTGGACTCTGCTGGAGAAAAGGAAGGTGGAGCCGCCCTTCAAGCCCAAAGTG AAGTACCCAGGAGACTACAGCAACTTCGACGCCGAGTTCCTGAATGAGAAGCCGCGCCTCTCCTTCAGTGACAAGAACCTCATTGACTCCATGGACCAGACGGCATTCGCCGGCTTCTCCTTTGTAAATCCCAGATTCGAGTACCTTCTGAAAAACTGA
- the Prkcd gene encoding protein kinase C delta type isoform X4 produces the protein MAPFLRIAFNSYELGSLQAEDDANQPFCAVKMKEALSTERGKTLVQKKPTMYPEWKSTFDAHIYEGRVIQIVLMRAAEDPMSEVTVGVSVLAERCKKNNGKAEFWLDLQPQAKVLMSVQYFLEDGDCKQSMRGEDEAKFPTMNRRGAIKQAKIHYIKNHEFIATFFRQPTFCSVCKDFVWGLNKQGYKCRQCNAAIHKKCIDKIIGRCTGTAANSRDTIFQKERFNIDMPHRFKVNNYMSPTFCDHCGSLLWGLVKQGLKCEDCGMNVHHKCREKVANLCGINQKLLAEALNQVSQRSSRKQDSESAEPVGVYQGFEKKPEVSGDDAPGETKPSPLADNSETYGKIWEGSSRCHIDNFTFHKILGKGSFGKVLLAELKGKGQFFAIKALKKDVVLIDDDVECTMVEKRVLALAWENPFLTHLFCTFQTKDHLFFVMEFLSGGDLMYHIQDKGRFELYRATFYAAEIICGLQFLHNKGIIYRDLKLDNVMLDRYGHIKIADFGMCKENIFGENLASTFCGTPDYIAPEILQGLKYTFSVDWWSFGVLLYEMLIGQSPFHGDDEDELFESIRLDTPHYPRWITKESKDILEKLFERDPPKRLGMTGNIRIHPFFKTINWTLLEKRKVEPPFKPKVKYPGDYSNFDAEFLNEKPRLSFSDKNLIDSMDQTAFAGFSFVNPRFEYLLKN, from the exons ATGGCACCGTTCCTGCGCATCGCCTTCAACTCCTATGAGCTGGGCTCCCTGCAGGCAGAGGATGATGCTAACCAGCCCTTCTGTGCCGTGAAGATGAAGGAGGCTCTCAGCACAG AGCGAGGGAAGACGCTGGTGCAGAAGAAGCCAACCATGTATCCCGAGTGGAAGTCAACGTTTGACGCCCACATCTACGAGGGCCGCGTCATCCAGATTGTGCTGATGCGGGCCGCTGAGGACCCAATGTCGGAGGTGACCGTGGGTGTGTCAGTGCTGGCTGAACGCTGCAAGAAGAACAACGGCAAGGCTGAGTTCTGG CTGGACCTGCAGCCCCAGGCCAAGGTGTTGATGTCTGTGCAGTATTTCTTAGAGGACGGAG ATTGCAAGCAGTCTATGCGTGGTGAGGACGAGGCCAAGTTCCCAACTATGAATCGCCGTGGAGCCATCAAACAGGCCAAAATCCACTACATCAAGAACCACGAGTTCATCGCCACCTTCTTTAGGCAGCCCACCTTCTGTTCTGTGTGCAAGGACTTTGTTTG GGGCCTCAACAAGCAAGGCTACAAATGCAGGC AATGCAATGCTGCCATCCACAAGAAATGTATTGACAAGATCATCGGCCGGTGCACCGGCACTGCCGCCAACAGCCGGGACACCATA TTCCAGAAGGAACGCTTCAACATCGACATGCCACACCGGTTCAAGGTCAACAACTACATGAGCCCCACCTTCTGTGACCACTGCGGCAGCCTGCTGTGGGGGCTGGTGAAGCAGGGATTGAAGTGTGAAG ACTGTGGCATGAATGTGCACCATAAATGCCGGGAGAAGGTGGCCAACCTCTGTGGCATCAACCAGAAGCTCTTAGCTGAAGCCTTGAACCAAGTCAGCCAG agATCCTCCAGGAAGCAGGACTCAGAATCTGCGGAGCCTGTTGGGGTGTACCAGGGTTTCGAGAAGAAGCCTGAAGTCTCTGGGGACGATGCCCCAGGTGAAACTAAGCCCAGTCCCCTCG CAGACAACAGCGAGACGTATGGCAAAATCTGGGAGGGCAGCTCCAGGTGCCACATCGACAACTTCACCTTCCACAAGATCCTGGGCAAAGGCAGCTTTGGGAAG GTGCTGCTTGCAGAGCTGAAGGGCAAAGGACAGTTCTTTGCCATCAAGGCCCTCAAGAAGGACGTGGTTCTGATCGATGACGACGTGGAGTGCACCATGGTGGAGAAGCGAGTGCTGGCGCTCGCCTGGGAGAATCCCTTCCTCACCCACCTCTTCTGCACCTTCCAGACCAAG gACCACCTGTTCTTTGTGATGGAGTTCCTCAGCGGGGGAGATCTGATGTATCACATCCAGGACAAAGGTCGCTTTGAACTCTACCGGGCCAC GTTTTATGCAGCTGAGATCATCTGTGGACTGCAGTTTCTACACAACAAAGGGATCATTTACAG GGACCTCAAGCTGGACAATGTGATGCTAGACCGGTATGGCCACATCAAGATTGCTGACTTTGGGATGTGCAAAGAGAACATATTTGGGGAGAACCTAGCCAGCACTTTCTGTGGCACCCCTGACTACATCGCCCCTGAG ATCCTGCAGGGCCTGAAGTACACATTCTCTGTGGACTGGTGGTCCTTTGGGGTCCTCCTCTACGAAATGCTGATTGGTCAGTCCCCCTTCCATGGTGATGATGAAGATGAACTCTTCGAGTCCATACGTTTGGACACACCACATTATCCCCGTTGGATCACCAAGGAGTCCAAGGATATCCTGGAGAAG TTATTTGAAAGGGACCCACCTAAGAGGCTGGGAATGACAGGAAACATCAGAATCCACCCCTTCTTCAAGACCATCAACTGGACTCTGCTGGAGAAAAGGAAGGTGGAGCCGCCCTTCAAGCCCAAAGTG AAGTACCCAGGAGACTACAGCAACTTCGACGCCGAGTTCCTGAATGAGAAGCCGCGCCTCTCCTTCAGTGACAAGAACCTCATTGACTCCATGGACCAGACGGCATTCGCCGGCTTCTCCTTTGTAAATCCCAGATTCGAGTACCTTCTGAAAAACTGA
- the Prkcd gene encoding protein kinase C delta type isoform X6: MAPFLRIAFNSYELGSLQAEDDANQPFCAVKMKEALSTERGKTLVQKKPTMYPEWKSTFDAHIYEGRVIQIVLMRAAEDPMSEVTVGVSVLAERCKKNNGKAEFWLDLQPQAKVLMSVQYFLEDGDCKQSMRGEDEAKFPTMNRRGAIKQAKIHYIKNHEFIATFFRQPTFCSVCKDFVWGLNKQGYKCRQCNAAIHKKCIDKIIGRCTGTAANSRDTIFQKERFNIDMPHRFKVNNYMSPTFCDHCGSLLWGLVKQGLKCEDCGMNVHHKCREKVANLCGINQKLLAEALNQVSQRSSRKQDSESAEPVGVYQGFEKKPEVSGDDAPADNSETYGKIWEGSSRCHIDNFTFHKILGKGSFGKVLLAELKGKGQFFAIKALKKDVVLIDDDVECTMVEKRVLALAWENPFLTHLFCTFQTKDHLFFVMEFLSGGDLMYHIQDKGRFELYRATFYAAEIICGLQFLHNKGIIYRDLKLDNVMLDRYGHIKIADFGMCKENIFGENLASTFCGTPDYIAPEILQGLKYTFSVDWWSFGVLLYEMLIGQSPFHGDDEDELFESIRLDTPHYPRWITKESKDILEKLFERDPPKRLGMTGNIRIHPFFKTINWTLLEKRKVEPPFKPKVKYPGDYSNFDAEFLNEKPRLSFSDKNLIDSMDQTAFAGFSFVNPRFEYLLKN, encoded by the exons ATGGCACCGTTCCTGCGCATCGCCTTCAACTCCTATGAGCTGGGCTCCCTGCAGGCAGAGGATGATGCTAACCAGCCCTTCTGTGCCGTGAAGATGAAGGAGGCTCTCAGCACAG AGCGAGGGAAGACGCTGGTGCAGAAGAAGCCAACCATGTATCCCGAGTGGAAGTCAACGTTTGACGCCCACATCTACGAGGGCCGCGTCATCCAGATTGTGCTGATGCGGGCCGCTGAGGACCCAATGTCGGAGGTGACCGTGGGTGTGTCAGTGCTGGCTGAACGCTGCAAGAAGAACAACGGCAAGGCTGAGTTCTGG CTGGACCTGCAGCCCCAGGCCAAGGTGTTGATGTCTGTGCAGTATTTCTTAGAGGACGGAG ATTGCAAGCAGTCTATGCGTGGTGAGGACGAGGCCAAGTTCCCAACTATGAATCGCCGTGGAGCCATCAAACAGGCCAAAATCCACTACATCAAGAACCACGAGTTCATCGCCACCTTCTTTAGGCAGCCCACCTTCTGTTCTGTGTGCAAGGACTTTGTTTG GGGCCTCAACAAGCAAGGCTACAAATGCAGGC AATGCAATGCTGCCATCCACAAGAAATGTATTGACAAGATCATCGGCCGGTGCACCGGCACTGCCGCCAACAGCCGGGACACCATA TTCCAGAAGGAACGCTTCAACATCGACATGCCACACCGGTTCAAGGTCAACAACTACATGAGCCCCACCTTCTGTGACCACTGCGGCAGCCTGCTGTGGGGGCTGGTGAAGCAGGGATTGAAGTGTGAAG ACTGTGGCATGAATGTGCACCATAAATGCCGGGAGAAGGTGGCCAACCTCTGTGGCATCAACCAGAAGCTCTTAGCTGAAGCCTTGAACCAAGTCAGCCAG agATCCTCCAGGAAGCAGGACTCAGAATCTGCGGAGCCTGTTGGGGTGTACCAGGGTTTCGAGAAGAAGCCTGAAGTCTCTGGGGACGATGCCCCAG CAGACAACAGCGAGACGTATGGCAAAATCTGGGAGGGCAGCTCCAGGTGCCACATCGACAACTTCACCTTCCACAAGATCCTGGGCAAAGGCAGCTTTGGGAAG GTGCTGCTTGCAGAGCTGAAGGGCAAAGGACAGTTCTTTGCCATCAAGGCCCTCAAGAAGGACGTGGTTCTGATCGATGACGACGTGGAGTGCACCATGGTGGAGAAGCGAGTGCTGGCGCTCGCCTGGGAGAATCCCTTCCTCACCCACCTCTTCTGCACCTTCCAGACCAAG gACCACCTGTTCTTTGTGATGGAGTTCCTCAGCGGGGGAGATCTGATGTATCACATCCAGGACAAAGGTCGCTTTGAACTCTACCGGGCCAC GTTTTATGCAGCTGAGATCATCTGTGGACTGCAGTTTCTACACAACAAAGGGATCATTTACAG GGACCTCAAGCTGGACAATGTGATGCTAGACCGGTATGGCCACATCAAGATTGCTGACTTTGGGATGTGCAAAGAGAACATATTTGGGGAGAACCTAGCCAGCACTTTCTGTGGCACCCCTGACTACATCGCCCCTGAG ATCCTGCAGGGCCTGAAGTACACATTCTCTGTGGACTGGTGGTCCTTTGGGGTCCTCCTCTACGAAATGCTGATTGGTCAGTCCCCCTTCCATGGTGATGATGAAGATGAACTCTTCGAGTCCATACGTTTGGACACACCACATTATCCCCGTTGGATCACCAAGGAGTCCAAGGATATCCTGGAGAAG TTATTTGAAAGGGACCCACCTAAGAGGCTGGGAATGACAGGAAACATCAGAATCCACCCCTTCTTCAAGACCATCAACTGGACTCTGCTGGAGAAAAGGAAGGTGGAGCCGCCCTTCAAGCCCAAAGTG AAGTACCCAGGAGACTACAGCAACTTCGACGCCGAGTTCCTGAATGAGAAGCCGCGCCTCTCCTTCAGTGACAAGAACCTCATTGACTCCATGGACCAGACGGCATTCGCCGGCTTCTCCTTTGTAAATCCCAGATTCGAGTACCTTCTGAAAAACTGA